A genomic region of Methylobacterium durans contains the following coding sequences:
- a CDS encoding Crp/Fnr family transcriptional regulator: protein MKLERGADLSEADKRTLETLSARTREVEARQDLIQEGERPEVVHLVMSGLACRYKVLPDGKRQILAFLVPGDFCDLHVAILGFMDHSICTLTPCTTVAISSETIAELALNHPRITRALWWATLVDEGVLREWLTGMGQRSSEAQTAHLFCELLVRLQAVGLAASNSCYLPLTQNELADALGISPVHMNRTLQQLRTVGLIVLAKGMLTVPDVARLQAFAHFNPNYLHLLRRARQA from the coding sequence ATGAAGCTCGAACGCGGCGCCGACCTCTCCGAGGCGGACAAGCGTACGCTGGAAACTCTGTCCGCTCGCACACGCGAGGTCGAGGCGCGGCAGGACCTCATCCAGGAAGGCGAGCGTCCGGAGGTGGTCCATCTTGTCATGAGTGGGCTGGCCTGTCGCTACAAGGTTCTGCCAGACGGCAAGCGTCAGATCCTGGCCTTTCTGGTCCCAGGCGACTTCTGCGATCTGCATGTCGCCATCCTCGGCTTCATGGATCACAGCATCTGCACGCTGACCCCATGCACAACCGTAGCGATCTCAAGCGAGACCATTGCGGAACTAGCCCTGAACCATCCCCGCATCACCCGAGCCTTGTGGTGGGCGACCTTGGTCGATGAGGGCGTCCTGCGCGAATGGCTCACCGGCATGGGCCAGCGCTCCTCAGAAGCTCAGACAGCTCACCTCTTCTGCGAGCTGCTGGTGCGGCTCCAAGCGGTCGGGCTCGCAGCATCAAACAGCTGTTATCTTCCGCTGACGCAGAACGAACTGGCCGACGCGCTGGGGATCTCGCCCGTTCACATGAACCGCACCCTGCAGCAGCTGCGCACCGTTGGCTTGATTGTTCTGGCCAAGGGCATGCTCACGGTGCCGGATGTTGCCCGTCTACAAGCCTTCGCTCACTTCAATCCCAACTACCTGCATCTCCTCCGCCGAGCCAGGCAGGCTTGA
- a CDS encoding DUF6522 family protein, translating into MHFELDEHGDWIVDFDELGGRFGTSAGYLQHQIKLGLLKGFLEAGSGENAGRSRITIRAGRSAWQGTFDRAGFLVEEIMFPEAPWLPDRTLR; encoded by the coding sequence ATGCACTTTGAGTTAGATGAGCATGGCGATTGGATCGTCGACTTCGACGAACTTGGCGGCAGGTTTGGCACCTCAGCCGGCTATCTCCAGCATCAGATCAAGCTTGGCCTTCTCAAAGGATTTCTGGAGGCGGGAAGCGGCGAGAACGCGGGTCGATCCAGGATCACCATTCGAGCAGGCAGATCGGCATGGCAGGGCACATTCGACCGCGCGGGGTTCCTCGTGGAGGAGATCATGTTCCCCGAAGCACCATGGTTGCCGGACAGAACTTTGCGCTGA
- a CDS encoding IS110 family transposase, with the protein MEYFAGLDVSMEETHVCVVDRDGVVIHQAKVASTPADIAQELAKAAACRRVVFETGRMAPMLFHGLVEHDVPVVCVEGRQAYQALKSLTTLKTDRNDARGLAHLARTGFFKPVHVKSLPAHAVRSLIIARKKLVGQRVTLENQIRGLAVVFGVRLPRALSPAFIEQALRSSEGIDGLSAAMRGLIGARAAVLAAVAAIDADIKKIVRMSEACRRLMTIPGVGQLTALAFAAAVDDPERFRRSRDVGPYLGLVPRRYQSGEVDYTGSISKCGDRRVRTLLYEAANVMLTRCRRPLKLREWALAIAKRSTMRKARIALARRLAIIMHAMLRQGTEFKPA; encoded by the coding sequence ATGGAGTATTTCGCTGGCTTGGATGTCTCGATGGAGGAGACGCACGTCTGCGTGGTCGACCGCGACGGAGTAGTCATCCATCAGGCGAAGGTGGCGTCTACGCCCGCCGACATCGCGCAGGAACTCGCGAAGGCAGCCGCCTGCCGCCGGGTGGTGTTCGAGACCGGCCGGATGGCTCCGATGCTGTTCCACGGCTTGGTCGAGCACGATGTGCCGGTCGTCTGCGTCGAGGGCCGGCAGGCTTACCAAGCCCTGAAGTCGCTCACGACCCTTAAGACCGACCGCAACGATGCGCGCGGTCTCGCTCACCTGGCACGAACCGGCTTCTTCAAGCCGGTGCACGTGAAGTCGCTGCCGGCACACGCCGTGAGGTCCTTGATCATCGCGCGCAAGAAGCTGGTCGGCCAGCGGGTCACGCTGGAGAATCAGATCCGCGGCCTTGCCGTCGTGTTCGGAGTGCGGCTGCCGCGGGCGCTCAGCCCTGCCTTCATCGAGCAGGCACTGCGTTCGAGCGAGGGGATCGATGGGCTGTCCGCTGCCATGCGCGGCCTGATCGGTGCGCGAGCCGCCGTGCTGGCGGCCGTCGCCGCCATCGACGCAGATATCAAGAAGATCGTCCGGATGTCGGAGGCCTGCCGTCGCTTGATGACGATCCCGGGCGTCGGTCAACTCACCGCACTCGCCTTCGCAGCAGCCGTCGATGACCCTGAGCGCTTCAGGCGTTCCCGCGACGTTGGGCCGTATCTCGGTCTCGTTCCACGACGCTACCAGTCGGGCGAGGTCGACTACACCGGCAGCATCTCGAAGTGCGGCGACCGGCGGGTCAGAACGCTGCTCTACGAAGCCGCCAACGTGATGCTGACGCGCTGCAGGCGGCCTCTGAAGCTGAGGGAGTGGGCTTTGGCCATCGCGAAGCGTTCGACGATGCGCAAGGCTCGCATCGCGCTCGCGCGCCGGCTGGCGATCATCATGCACGCGATGCTGCGCCAGGGCACTGAGTTCAAGCCTGCGTAA
- a CDS encoding transposase produces the protein MMGPRQVEQGALFYEFSLDTHIPADHLLRAIDRFVDLSGLRAHLQPFYSSTGRPSVDPELMIRMLLIGYCFGIRSERRLCDEVHLNLAYRWFCRLGLDGRVPDHSTFSKNRHGRFRDSDLLRCLFETVLARCIAEGLVGGEGFAVDASLIKADANRQKGVEGTNGLPPESVSRAAREYLAVLDDAAFGAATPVVPKLVSPADPAARWTGADGGLAYFAYAANYLIDLDHAVIVDVEPTTAIRQAEVTAAKRMIVRSRERFDLYPARLAGDSGYGSAAMLGWLAHEQGIEPHIPVFDKSERRDGTFSRSAFTYDPGADAYTCPAGKHLRQRQKVYRSPPPLVDADGMLRYRASKYDCEACALKPRCCPNASARKIPRSIHEGARQMARDICASEAGRTSRRERKKVEMLFAHLKRILRLDRLRLRGPDGARDEFHLAAAAQNLRKLAKLIPLGQPSLA, from the coding sequence ATGATGGGACCTCGGCAAGTCGAGCAGGGTGCCCTGTTCTACGAGTTCTCGCTCGATACACATATCCCAGCCGACCATCTGCTGCGCGCCATCGACCGCTTCGTTGACCTGTCGGGTCTACGCGCGCACCTGCAGCCGTTCTACAGCTCGACGGGCCGGCCCTCGGTCGACCCCGAGTTGATGATCCGCATGCTGCTCATCGGCTACTGCTTCGGCATCCGATCCGAGCGCCGCCTGTGCGACGAGGTCCACCTCAATCTCGCCTATCGCTGGTTCTGCCGGCTCGGGCTCGACGGCCGGGTGCCGGACCATTCGACCTTCTCCAAGAACCGCCATGGCCGCTTCCGCGACAGCGACCTGCTGCGCTGCTTGTTCGAGACCGTGCTCGCCCGCTGCATCGCCGAGGGGCTCGTGGGCGGCGAGGGCTTCGCGGTCGACGCCAGCCTTATCAAGGCTGATGCCAACCGGCAGAAGGGTGTTGAGGGTACGAACGGCCTGCCACCCGAGAGCGTCAGCCGCGCCGCCCGGGAGTACCTGGCTGTGCTCGACGACGCCGCGTTCGGAGCTGCGACGCCGGTCGTGCCTAAGCTCGTTTCCCCCGCCGACCCGGCCGCGCGCTGGACGGGTGCGGACGGTGGGCTGGCCTACTTCGCCTACGCGGCCAACTACCTGATCGACCTCGACCACGCGGTCATCGTGGACGTCGAGCCGACCACCGCGATCCGGCAGGCCGAGGTCACGGCCGCCAAGCGCATGATCGTGCGCTCGCGCGAGCGCTTCGACCTCTACCCGGCCCGGCTCGCCGGTGACAGCGGTTACGGCTCGGCCGCGATGCTGGGCTGGCTCGCCCACGAGCAGGGCATCGAGCCGCACATCCCCGTCTTCGATAAGTCCGAGCGCCGCGACGGCACCTTCAGCCGGTCGGCCTTCACCTACGACCCTGGCGCCGACGCCTACACCTGCCCGGCCGGCAAGCACCTGCGGCAACGCCAGAAGGTCTATCGGTCACCGCCCCCGCTCGTCGACGCAGACGGGATGCTGCGCTACCGCGCGAGCAAGTACGACTGCGAAGCTTGCGCGCTGAAGCCACGATGCTGCCCCAACGCATCCGCCCGCAAGATCCCACGCTCGATCCACGAGGGCGCCCGGCAGATGGCGCGCGACATCTGCGCCTCGGAGGCGGGCCGTACCTCGCGGCGTGAGCGCAAGAAGGTCGAGATGCTGTTTGCCCACCTTAAGCGGATCCTGCGGCTGGATCGGCTTCGGTTGCGGGGGCCAGACGGGGCCCGAGACGAGTTCCACCTCGCGGCCGCCGCCCAGAACCTACGGAAGCTGGCCAAGCTGATCCCGCTGGGGCAGCCGAGCCTAGCCTGA
- a CDS encoding PAS domain S-box protein — MNEVGPAAQAPGSDDLEDLFENAPCGYISALANGRIAKVNRTFAVWTAYEAEHLVGRRFLDFLTIAGKIYYETHFAPLLRMQGFFNEVALDLVCADGTTLPVLANAVVRRDGAGGIRFIRVTVFNASDRRRYERELLEARRTAEQASLALQDFNAMLEARVAERSRALDRAWRLSPDLLMIAGSDGVLSAVNGAWADLLGWEASELVGQRFEVFTHPEDLAATQAVFAGIVEAPLTRPYEGRLRHSDGSYRWFAWTGAFEDGQVYATGRHTTAEHEQAAVLAQAEDALRQAQKMEAVGQLTGGLAHDFNNLLAGISGSLELMQTRMSQGRLSDLDRYMNAAQGAAKRAAALTHRLLAFSRRQTLDPKPTDVNRLVAGMEEMIRRTVGPGIHIEVVGASGPWPAFIDLPQLENALLNLCINARDAMPEGGRITIETANKWLDDRAAHEHDLPPGQFLSLCVTDTGTGMTPDVIARAFDPFFTTKPTGQGTGLGLSMIYGFARQSGGQVRIYSEVGQGTTMCLYLPRHYGSVDAEGALLAHPAVLRAEQDATVLVVDDEPTVRMLVTDVLEELGYTAIEAADSGAGLRVLQSNVRIDLLVTDVGLPGGMNGRQMADAGRLARPGLKVLFITGYAENAAVGNGLLEPGMQVLTKPFAIDALASRIRNLIPG, encoded by the coding sequence TTGAACGAGGTGGGTCCCGCTGCCCAGGCTCCCGGCAGCGATGACCTGGAGGATCTCTTCGAGAATGCGCCCTGCGGGTACATCTCCGCGCTGGCCAATGGGCGCATCGCGAAGGTCAATCGAACCTTCGCAGTCTGGACCGCTTACGAAGCCGAGCATCTGGTCGGGCGCCGCTTCCTCGATTTCCTGACCATAGCCGGCAAGATCTATTACGAGACCCACTTCGCGCCGCTGCTGCGGATGCAGGGCTTCTTCAACGAGGTCGCGCTCGACCTTGTCTGTGCGGATGGCACGACATTGCCTGTCCTCGCGAACGCCGTGGTGCGGCGGGATGGGGCGGGAGGCATCCGGTTCATTCGCGTGACGGTGTTCAACGCCTCGGATCGCCGGCGGTACGAACGAGAGCTCCTCGAGGCGCGCCGAACCGCCGAACAGGCCAGCCTTGCCTTGCAGGACTTCAACGCGATGTTGGAAGCCCGCGTAGCGGAGCGCTCCCGCGCACTGGATCGTGCTTGGCGCCTCTCGCCAGACCTCCTCATGATAGCTGGATCGGACGGTGTTCTGAGCGCGGTGAATGGCGCCTGGGCGGACCTGCTGGGGTGGGAGGCATCCGAGCTTGTTGGACAACGCTTCGAGGTGTTCACCCATCCTGAGGATCTGGCAGCCACACAGGCTGTGTTCGCGGGCATCGTCGAGGCTCCCCTCACCAGGCCGTACGAGGGACGCTTGCGCCATTCGGACGGTTCCTACCGCTGGTTCGCCTGGACGGGCGCATTCGAGGACGGACAGGTCTACGCAACCGGACGTCACACGACAGCCGAGCACGAACAAGCCGCCGTGCTGGCTCAGGCGGAGGATGCACTGCGGCAAGCGCAGAAGATGGAGGCGGTCGGTCAGCTCACGGGCGGGTTGGCGCACGACTTCAACAACCTGCTGGCAGGCATCTCCGGGAGCCTGGAACTCATGCAGACGCGCATGAGCCAGGGACGCCTGTCGGACCTCGATCGTTACATGAACGCTGCCCAGGGAGCCGCGAAGCGCGCCGCGGCCCTGACGCACCGGCTACTCGCCTTCTCACGACGGCAGACGCTCGATCCGAAGCCCACCGACGTGAATCGGCTCGTGGCGGGCATGGAAGAGATGATCCGGCGCACCGTTGGTCCAGGCATACACATCGAGGTGGTCGGAGCCTCCGGGCCGTGGCCAGCCTTCATCGATCTGCCGCAGCTTGAAAACGCGTTACTCAACCTTTGCATCAACGCCCGCGACGCGATGCCAGAGGGTGGGCGCATCACCATCGAGACCGCCAACAAGTGGCTCGACGACCGTGCTGCGCACGAGCACGACCTGCCCCCAGGCCAGTTCCTCTCGCTTTGCGTGACCGACACGGGCACCGGCATGACGCCGGACGTGATCGCGCGCGCCTTCGACCCATTCTTCACCACCAAGCCGACGGGCCAGGGCACAGGCCTGGGGCTAAGCATGATCTACGGCTTCGCTCGACAATCGGGCGGGCAGGTGCGGATCTACTCGGAGGTGGGTCAGGGCACGACGATGTGCCTCTATCTGCCCCGCCACTATGGTTCGGTGGATGCAGAGGGTGCGCTGCTAGCCCACCCCGCCGTGCTTCGCGCGGAGCAGGATGCGACGGTGCTCGTCGTCGACGATGAGCCGACGGTGCGGATGTTGGTGACGGACGTCCTCGAAGAGCTGGGCTACACGGCCATTGAGGCAGCTGACAGCGGCGCGGGCCTGAGGGTGCTGCAATCGAACGTGCGCATCGACCTGCTGGTGACGGATGTGGGTTTGCCAGGCGGCATGAACGGGCGGCAGATGGCGGATGCGGGGCGTCTGGCGCGGCCGGGCCTGAAGGTCCTGTTCATCACGGGCTATGCCGAGAACGCAGCAGTCGGCAACGGCCTGCTGGAACCGGGTATGCAGGTCCTGACGAAGCCGTTTGCGATCGACGCGCTTGCCTCCCGCATCAGAAATCTCATTCCTGGCTGA
- a CDS encoding alpha/beta fold hydrolase, with amino-acid sequence MSVIQRHNTKLAGTGPTAMVFAHGFGCDQNMWRFVAPAFEDGFRTILFDYVGAGGSNVSAYDPEKYASLNGYADDVVDLCRFLDVRSGIFVGHSVSAMVGVLASKKAPELFDSLVMVCPSPRYINDADYEGGFSEAQIQELLDFLDSNHMGWSQAMAPVIMGNPGRPELGEELTNSFCRTDPDIAKRFARTTFLSDNRADLADVKVRCLVVQCSEDVIAPQSVGEYVHRNLPESEMALIDATGHCPNLSAPEQTIAAIKTFLRGQ; translated from the coding sequence TTGTCCGTCATCCAGCGACACAACACCAAACTGGCGGGGACTGGGCCTACAGCGATGGTCTTCGCTCACGGCTTCGGTTGTGACCAGAACATGTGGCGGTTCGTGGCTCCGGCCTTCGAGGACGGGTTCCGCACGATCCTGTTCGACTACGTCGGGGCTGGTGGCTCAAATGTCTCAGCCTACGATCCGGAGAAGTACGCCTCGCTGAATGGCTACGCCGACGACGTGGTCGACCTCTGCCGCTTCTTGGACGTGCGGAGTGGCATCTTCGTCGGCCATTCGGTCAGCGCCATGGTTGGGGTCCTGGCCTCGAAGAAGGCTCCCGAACTCTTCGACAGCCTCGTCATGGTGTGCCCCTCCCCCCGGTACATCAACGACGCCGATTACGAGGGCGGCTTCAGTGAGGCTCAGATCCAGGAGCTGCTGGATTTCCTCGACAGCAACCACATGGGCTGGTCACAAGCGATGGCGCCGGTGATCATGGGCAATCCCGGCCGCCCCGAGTTGGGCGAGGAACTCACAAACAGCTTCTGTCGCACGGATCCCGACATCGCCAAGCGCTTCGCCCGGACAACCTTCTTGTCGGACAATCGCGCCGACCTTGCGGATGTGAAGGTTCGGTGTCTCGTGGTCCAGTGCTCAGAAGACGTGATCGCGCCGCAGTCCGTGGGTGAGTACGTCCACCGCAACCTCCCAGAGAGCGAGATGGCTCTCATTGACGCCACAGGACATTGCCCGAACCTGAGCGCGCCCGAGCAGACGATCGCGGCGATCAAGACTTTCCTTCGAGGGCAATAA
- a CDS encoding cold-shock protein, with amino-acid sequence MSTGTVKWFNETKGYGFIQPDDGGKDVFVHISAVERAGMRSLNEGQKISYEVEADRRSGKESAANLKAV; translated from the coding sequence ATGAGCACCGGTACCGTGAAGTGGTTCAACGAGACCAAGGGCTACGGCTTCATCCAACCCGATGACGGCGGCAAGGACGTGTTCGTGCACATCTCCGCTGTCGAGCGCGCCGGGATGCGCAGCCTCAACGAGGGGCAGAAAATCTCCTACGAGGTCGAGGCTGACCGACGGAGCGGCAAGGAAAGTGCTGCCAACCTGAAGGCAGTCTGA
- a CDS encoding DUF1810 domain-containing protein, which yields MTDPFDLARFVDAQSGVYEQALRELMAGHKRSHWMWFIFPQIAGLGFSAMAQRYAVGSLDEARAYLQHPLLGPRLGRCTEAVNRVSGRSAHAIFGSPDDMKFRSSMTLFGRAAPDALPFRTALDRYFGGQEDPRTLEKLQASCR from the coding sequence ATGACCGATCCTTTTGACCTTGCAAGGTTCGTGGACGCTCAGAGCGGTGTCTATGAGCAGGCGCTGCGGGAGCTGATGGCGGGGCATAAGCGTAGCCATTGGATGTGGTTCATCTTTCCTCAGATCGCCGGTCTCGGGTTCAGCGCCATGGCCCAGCGTTACGCTGTCGGTTCGCTCGACGAGGCTCGCGCGTACCTGCAGCACCCTCTGCTCGGACCTCGCCTGGGGCGCTGCACAGAGGCTGTGAACCGGGTGTCAGGGCGCTCGGCGCATGCCATCTTCGGCTCTCCCGACGACATGAAGTTCCGCTCGAGCATGACTTTGTTCGGGCGCGCTGCGCCAGACGCATTACCCTTTCGGACGGCCCTCGATCGGTACTTCGGCGGGCAAGAGGATCCGCGTACCCTGGAGAAACTGCAGGCGTCCTGCCGGTGA
- a CDS encoding site-specific integrase has translation MGTILERKRKDGSTGYHAQVVVKKAGVTHRETRTFDRRPAARAWIEKRQKELAQPGALAAAKIEDPTLAEVIDRYVGDSRRPLGRTKAQVLKAIKGYDIAGKSCSAISSAEVVAFASELSAGRQPQTVSNYLAHLGSVFAIARPAWGYPLNSTVMDDALKVARRLGLTAKSRARDRRPTLTELDQLMRHFGDVRKRRPSSLPMQHVIAFAIFSTRRQEEITRLTWLDLDGSSGRILVRDMKNPGQKIGNDVWCELPAEALAIVRALPQVETRIFPYSTDAISAAFTRACALLGIDDLHFHDLRHEGVSRLFEMGRTVPLAALVSGHRSWQSLQRYTHVRLVGDKYAKWPWFEVVAQPEAHPSH, from the coding sequence ATGGGTACGATCCTAGAACGCAAGCGGAAGGACGGGTCGACCGGTTATCATGCACAGGTGGTGGTGAAAAAGGCGGGCGTCACCCACCGGGAGACACGGACATTCGATCGCCGGCCGGCAGCCCGCGCATGGATTGAGAAGCGGCAAAAGGAGCTCGCGCAGCCCGGTGCCCTTGCCGCAGCCAAGATCGAGGATCCAACATTGGCCGAAGTGATCGACCGTTATGTCGGCGATTCACGTCGACCGCTCGGGCGCACGAAGGCGCAGGTGCTGAAGGCGATAAAGGGCTACGACATCGCGGGCAAGTCCTGCTCCGCGATCTCCAGCGCCGAGGTGGTGGCCTTCGCCTCCGAACTTTCGGCTGGGCGCCAGCCGCAGACAGTCAGCAACTATCTCGCCCACCTTGGCTCGGTGTTTGCCATCGCCCGGCCCGCATGGGGCTACCCGCTCAACTCCACGGTCATGGATGACGCGCTGAAGGTTGCGCGCAGGCTGGGGCTGACGGCGAAATCACGTGCACGCGATCGACGTCCGACGCTCACGGAGCTAGATCAGTTGATGCGCCACTTTGGGGACGTGCGAAAGCGTCGGCCGAGCTCTCTCCCGATGCAGCATGTTATCGCATTCGCGATCTTCTCGACGCGTCGGCAGGAGGAGATCACGCGACTGACTTGGTTAGATCTCGATGGGTCTAGCGGCCGCATCCTCGTGCGGGACATGAAGAACCCGGGGCAGAAGATCGGCAACGACGTCTGGTGCGAGCTGCCAGCAGAAGCGCTGGCGATCGTTCGCGCCTTGCCGCAGGTTGAGACGCGGATCTTCCCCTACTCCACAGACGCGATCTCCGCCGCGTTCACGCGTGCCTGCGCGCTGCTCGGCATCGATGATCTGCATTTCCACGATCTGCGCCACGAGGGTGTGTCGCGGCTCTTCGAGATGGGGCGTACCGTTCCCTTGGCCGCCTTGGTATCGGGACACCGCTCTTGGCAGAGCCTTCAGCGATACACGCACGTCCGACTGGTGGGCGACAAGTACGCAAAGTGGCCGTGGTTCGAAGTTGTCGCCCAACCTGAGGCCCACCCAAGTCATTGA
- the dusA gene encoding tRNA dihydrouridine(20/20a) synthase DusA → MTAKAEKLNASSAWRFSVAPMMDWTDRHCRAFHRVLSRRARLYTEMVTTGAVLHGPRERLLGFSAVEHPVALQLGGSDPAELAEAARIAEGFGYDEVNLNVGCPSDRVQDGRFGACLMREPGLVGECVAAMKGAVSVPVTVKCRIGVDDQDPEAALDALAGIVVAAGVDALVVHARKAWLQGLSPKENRDIPPLDYGRVVRLKRARPGLPVAVNGGITTVAEAREHLRDLDGVMMGRAAYSDPAELLAVDPDLFGEAAPVADAFAAVEAFEPYAAEALAAGTRLHSLTRHMLGLFNGRPGARAFRRHLATHGMRPEAGLATLREAVAMVSRAVPEAA, encoded by the coding sequence GTGACGGCAAAGGCTGAAAAATTGAACGCTTCCAGCGCTTGGCGCTTTTCCGTCGCTCCGATGATGGATTGGACCGACCGGCATTGCCGCGCCTTCCACCGCGTCCTGTCGCGGCGCGCCCGGCTCTACACCGAGATGGTGACGACGGGCGCCGTGCTCCATGGGCCGCGCGAGCGGCTGCTCGGCTTCTCGGCGGTCGAGCATCCGGTGGCGCTCCAGCTTGGCGGCTCCGACCCGGCCGAGCTCGCAGAGGCCGCGCGGATCGCCGAGGGGTTCGGCTACGACGAGGTCAACCTCAATGTCGGCTGCCCCTCGGACCGGGTGCAGGACGGGCGCTTCGGCGCCTGCCTGATGCGCGAGCCCGGCCTCGTTGGCGAATGCGTCGCCGCCATGAAGGGCGCCGTTTCCGTGCCCGTCACGGTGAAGTGCCGCATCGGCGTCGACGATCAGGACCCGGAAGCCGCCCTCGACGCGCTGGCCGGCATCGTGGTCGCAGCGGGCGTCGACGCGCTCGTCGTCCACGCCCGCAAGGCGTGGCTGCAGGGCCTGTCGCCGAAGGAGAACCGGGACATCCCGCCCCTCGATTACGGCCGCGTCGTGCGCCTGAAGCGGGCCCGGCCCGGGCTGCCGGTCGCGGTCAATGGCGGGATCACCACGGTCGCGGAGGCGCGCGAGCACCTCCGCGACCTCGACGGCGTCATGATGGGGCGGGCCGCCTACAGCGACCCGGCGGAACTCCTCGCGGTCGATCCCGACTTGTTCGGCGAGGCTGCGCCGGTGGCCGACGCCTTCGCGGCGGTCGAGGCGTTCGAGCCCTACGCGGCCGAGGCGCTCGCCGCGGGCACCCGGCTCCACAGCCTGACGCGGCACATGCTCGGCCTGTTCAATGGGCGCCCGGGCGCCCGCGCCTTCCGCCGCCACCTCGCCACCCACGGCATGCGCCCCGAGGCCGGCCTCGCCACCCTGCGGGAGGCCGTTGCAATGGTCTCGCGCGCGGTCCCCGAGGCGGCCTGA
- a CDS encoding retropepsin-like aspartic protease family protein — protein sequence MLILGLVVLGVALLVLVLADGGRIGGVVEPDQLAGLASGIAVLLLVLAGFRHRFREGVGTNLRHLLIWGLIGLACVAVYAYRDTAQEVGARVMGELNPGSATVGPGGTVTITRRADGPFAVKAEVNGSTQSFLFDTGASAVVLTAENAAALGIRPGEDAFTTRVATANGVTFAAPILLDSLRIGPILERRVSAMVSRPGALSGNLLGQSFLNRLPSYEVRGDRLILKGK from the coding sequence ATGCTGATTCTCGGGCTCGTCGTCCTCGGCGTGGCGCTCCTCGTCCTCGTCCTGGCGGATGGCGGCCGGATCGGGGGCGTGGTCGAGCCCGACCAGCTCGCGGGGCTCGCCTCCGGCATCGCCGTCCTCCTCCTCGTGCTGGCGGGCTTCCGGCACCGGTTCCGCGAGGGGGTGGGCACGAACCTGCGCCACCTGCTGATCTGGGGTCTGATCGGCCTCGCCTGCGTGGCGGTCTACGCCTATCGCGACACCGCGCAGGAGGTGGGCGCGCGGGTGATGGGCGAGCTCAACCCCGGCAGCGCCACGGTCGGACCCGGCGGCACCGTCACCATCACGCGGCGGGCGGACGGGCCCTTCGCGGTCAAGGCCGAGGTCAACGGCAGCACCCAGAGCTTCCTGTTCGACACGGGGGCCAGCGCGGTGGTGCTCACCGCCGAGAACGCGGCGGCGCTCGGGATCCGCCCGGGCGAGGACGCCTTCACCACCCGCGTCGCGACGGCCAACGGCGTCACCTTCGCCGCGCCCATCCTCCTCGACAGCCTCCGGATCGGGCCGATCCTCGAGCGGCGCGTCTCGGCGATGGTGAGCCGGCCGGGCGCGCTCTCCGGCAACCTGCTGGGCCAGAGCTTCCTGAACCGCCTGCCCTCCTACGAGGTGCGCGGCGACCGGCTGATCCTGAAGGGCAAGTAG
- a CDS encoding DUF1289 domain-containing protein yields the protein MSPPPKPSSPCTKVCVLDDATGLCRGCGRTRDEIAAWGSLGEARRLAIMAGLEARLRDAYLKPREAPASP from the coding sequence ATGAGCCCGCCCCCGAAGCCGTCGAGTCCCTGCACCAAGGTCTGCGTCCTCGACGACGCGACGGGCCTCTGCCGTGGCTGCGGGCGCACCCGCGACGAGATCGCCGCCTGGGGCTCGCTCGGCGAGGCGCGGCGCCTTGCCATCATGGCCGGCCTCGAAGCGCGGCTGCGGGATGCCTATCTCAAGCCCCGGGAGGCTCCGGCCTCCCCGTGA